A genomic window from Candidatus Acididesulfobacter guangdongensis includes:
- a CDS encoding type II toxin-antitoxin system VapC family toxin translates to MNYLLDTHVFLWFASDDIKLSPVAKEIIENGKNNIYLSSASVWELSIKIIIGKLKLKKDLNKFIAENIARYAYIPLPVTIPHALEISKLPEIHKDPFDRMLVAQALAEKMKIITSDSYIRKYNVKTAW, encoded by the coding sequence TCTTTTGGATACGCATGTATTTCTATGGTTTGCTTCCGACGATATAAAGCTGTCGCCCGTCGCTAAAGAAATCATCGAGAACGGTAAAAACAATATATATCTAAGTTCTGCTTCAGTATGGGAATTAAGTATAAAAATAATTATAGGCAAATTAAAATTAAAAAAAGACCTGAATAAATTTATTGCTGAAAATATAGCCAGATACGCATATATTCCGCTTCCAGTAACTATCCCGCATGCCCTTGAAATTTCAAAACTTCCCGAAATTCATAAAGACCCTTTTGACAGAATGTTAGTAGCTCAGGCATTAGCTGAAAAAATGAAGATAATTACGTCAGACAGCTATATAAGGAAATATAACGTAAAAACGGCTTGGTAA
- the tnpA gene encoding IS200/IS605 family transposase yields MRYNTNKGNHSVYCLQFHYVACVKYRRKILTGKISERLKEINKSVAEHFGIDIIEQETDKDHLHILFSSKPQIEISKFVNSLKSVSARLLFREFSEIKKQLWNGHLWSPSYFLATTGQVTLDILKKYVESQNAKDL; encoded by the coding sequence ATGAGATATAACACAAACAAAGGCAATCATTCGGTATATTGTCTTCAGTTCCATTATGTAGCCTGTGTAAAATACAGGAGAAAAATACTGACTGGAAAAATATCGGAAAGACTGAAAGAAATAAATAAAAGCGTAGCCGAGCATTTCGGCATAGATATAATTGAACAGGAAACAGACAAAGACCATTTACATATATTATTTTCAAGCAAGCCGCAAATAGAAATTAGCAAATTCGTAAACAGCTTAAAGTCTGTTTCGGCAAGATTGTTATTTCGTGAATTTTCCGAAATAAAGAAACAATTATGGAACGGTCATTTATGGAGTCCTTCTTATTTTCTTGCTACAACGGGACAAGTAACGCTTGATATACTAAAAAAATACGTAGAGTCGCAAAATGCTAAAGACTTATAA
- a CDS encoding prepilin-type N-terminal cleavage/methylation domain-containing protein: MNLNILKNGKGFSLLEIVITIIILGISLTAILESFIAGSAASVRIANEITATNLAKQYMADLNYCSEGGSVINTAGNTNGVCSNFNAASSKGGSSGSIWSKGATIDSYIFQSPQVQQINNECFYTAFYPSGTNEYPTQYITLNDPTGFNSGDVTINPSPISSPVQPQADTSYILLAVVKTEWFNNNVDGGNCTSSFNPSADANYPSVTLTMIFTNYYNTNTGG; the protein is encoded by the coding sequence ATGAATTTAAATATTCTTAAAAATGGAAAAGGCTTTAGTTTGCTGGAAATAGTAATTACTATTATAATACTCGGCATATCTTTAACTGCTATACTGGAGAGTTTTATAGCAGGTTCTGCAGCAAGCGTACGGATTGCGAATGAAATTACCGCAACAAATTTGGCTAAACAATATATGGCTGATTTAAATTACTGCAGTGAGGGCGGCAGCGTCATAAATACAGCAGGCAACACAAACGGCGTATGCAGCAATTTTAATGCGGCGTCATCGAAGGGTGGTAGCAGTGGCAGTATATGGAGTAAAGGTGCAACAATAGACAGCTATATTTTCCAGTCTCCTCAGGTCCAGCAAATTAACAATGAATGTTTTTATACCGCTTTTTATCCGAGCGGCACAAATGAATATCCGACGCAGTATATAACTTTAAATGACCCGACGGGCTTTAATTCAGGCGATGTTACTATAAATCCATCCCCTATTTCTTCACCTGTACAGCCTCAAGCCGATACCAGTTATATTTTATTAGCCGTCGTAAAAACAGAATGGTTTAATAATAACGTTGACGGCGGAAATTGCACATCTTCTTTTAATCCGTCCGCAGACGCTAATTATCCCAGCGTTACGCTTACAATGATTTTCACAAATTATTATAATACCAATACCGGCGGTTAA
- a CDS encoding prepilin-type N-terminal cleavage/methylation domain-containing protein, with amino-acid sequence MNLTKRILEQSEHKKDKKTLKISEDFHKNYKEQTKKDNIFRNGMYINNSGFTLIELVMTILLTGIMAVGLYQVIMFGINNYVSNENSLYMSNSLSNASSVIRKNAEEAAMPPTTNQPPVPSAGAICPLASNSLNDISSNVNGFSGPIILACADGSVPAPSANSSQQTCTACLPGESSPCEPSEIAFYKYTPPTVIAGGSNEELIVFCINNDVLYKQVTTSNGTTTDYPVANNIGSINFQ; translated from the coding sequence ATGAATCTGACGAAAAGAATTTTAGAGCAATCCGAACATAAAAAAGATAAAAAAACATTGAAAATATCTGAAGATTTTCACAAGAACTACAAAGAGCAGACAAAAAAAGATAATATATTTAGAAACGGCATGTACATTAATAATAGCGGATTTACGCTCATAGAATTAGTTATGACAATCCTGCTGACAGGCATAATGGCTGTCGGATTATATCAGGTAATAATGTTTGGAATAAACAATTATGTATCTAATGAAAATTCACTTTATATGAGTAATTCTCTTAGCAATGCAAGTTCCGTAATAAGAAAAAACGCTGAAGAAGCGGCGATGCCACCCACTACCAATCAGCCGCCGGTACCGTCTGCGGGTGCAATATGTCCCTTAGCTTCCAATAGCCTCAATGATATAAGTTCTAATGTAAATGGTTTTAGCGGTCCCATTATTCTTGCATGCGCCGACGGTTCTGTACCCGCGCCGTCAGCAAATTCTTCGCAGCAGACGTGTACAGCTTGTTTGCCCGGTGAATCAAGTCCATGTGAGCCAAGCGAAATTGCGTTTTATAAATATACGCCGCCGACTGTTATTGCGGGCGGAAGTAATGAAGAATTAATAGTTTTTTGTATAAATAATGATGTATTATATAAACAGGTGACCACAAGCAATGGAACTACTACTGACTACCCAGTTGCGAATAATATCGGCAGTATTAATTTTCAATAA
- a CDS encoding universal stress protein, translated as MLNTALYAINFGEFFFENLDCFGNLVKIGLKEIVLIHVIDIKKLQHSLYSRYDKEDEEKIRKTSEIRLEDIKKNLEKYGFGVSYVIKVGNIADEIVKEADREDIDFIVLDKKTAGRVNSFFSFYDSPLYDIIAKSSKPVLITKRVLMHSSSLIKNDEKDNLDCKNTFTDVVFATDFSESSLKAITVLDKIPSDIIKTMTLFTVIDEKYIRNLDKNALESFEHDIAEKFEGIIEDLRYRYSKEKNNLNIAVRKGTPCKEITDFIEQTDKKLLVIGYKGEAKEKFKEIFLGSTAQRLIGALPCSILVVK; from the coding sequence ATGTTAAATACAGCACTTTATGCCATTAATTTTGGCGAATTCTTTTTTGAGAATCTTGACTGTTTCGGTAATCTCGTAAAAATTGGACTTAAAGAAATTGTTTTAATTCATGTTATTGATATAAAAAAACTTCAGCATAGTCTTTATTCGCGCTACGACAAAGAAGACGAAGAAAAAATAAGAAAAACATCGGAAATCAGGCTTGAAGATATTAAAAAAAATTTAGAAAAGTACGGTTTCGGCGTAAGTTACGTCATAAAAGTAGGCAATATTGCCGATGAAATAGTTAAAGAGGCGGATAGGGAAGATATTGATTTTATTGTTCTTGATAAAAAAACCGCAGGAAGGGTAAATTCTTTTTTTTCATTTTACGATTCGCCGCTTTACGATATAATCGCTAAATCAAGTAAACCGGTATTAATAACCAAGCGAGTCTTGATGCATTCGTCTAGTCTTATAAAAAATGACGAAAAAGATAATCTGGATTGTAAAAACACATTTACCGATGTAGTTTTTGCGACGGATTTTTCAGAATCATCCCTTAAAGCAATTACAGTTTTAGACAAGATACCGTCCGATATCATTAAAACTATGACGTTGTTTACAGTTATAGACGAAAAATACATCAGAAATTTAGACAAAAACGCGCTTGAATCATTTGAGCATGACATTGCCGAAAAATTTGAGGGTATAATAGAGGATTTGCGCTATAGATATTCTAAAGAAAAAAATAATCTCAATATTGCCGTCAGGAAAGGGACGCCGTGTAAAGAGATAACGGATTTTATAGAGCAAACGGACAAGAAGCTGCTCGTTATAGGATATAAAGGCGAGGCAAAAGAGAAATTTAAAGAAATATTCCTCGGAAGCACGGCTCAAAGGCTTATAGGAGCTCTGCCTTGTTCAATCCTCGTAGTTAAATAA